The Roseiconus lacunae genome has a segment encoding these proteins:
- a CDS encoding helix-turn-helix domain-containing protein — protein MDAFAKVITHLHENFAECLSTEELAEMAGLSVGHYERRFRRAFGASPRQYLVRIRVEQAAKILLETDMTVSEVAHAGGFYDHAYFSRSFRKIMQLSPSQYRGR, from the coding sequence ATGGATGCCTTTGCCAAAGTGATCACCCATCTTCACGAAAACTTCGCAGAATGTCTTTCCACCGAAGAGTTGGCCGAGATGGCGGGCCTTTCGGTCGGACATTACGAACGCCGGTTTCGCCGCGCATTCGGCGCCTCTCCCCGACAGTACCTCGTACGAATTCGCGTGGAACAGGCCGCGAAGATTCTTCTAGAAACCGACATGACGGTTTCCGAAGTTGCCCACGCGGGTGGCTTCTACGATCACGCGTATTTCAGCCGAAGCTTTCGAAAGATCATGCAGCTTTCGCCAAGTCAATATCGCGGTCGCTAG